From a single Fusobacterium ulcerans ATCC 49185 genomic region:
- a CDS encoding HU family DNA-binding protein, with product MKETEFIKFYKKRNRIKNRKEAKEKIDNFWKALLKAISKDGKVLFKTWGVFEEKDVKSRKIVIPKHQKETYTQPKKTLKFRAGKGLIDSINRKGENNE from the coding sequence ATGAAAGAAACAGAATTCATCAAATTTTATAAAAAGAGAAATAGAATTAAAAATCGGAAAGAAGCAAAAGAAAAAATAGATAATTTCTGGAAGGCATTATTAAAAGCTATATCTAAAGATGGAAAGGTTTTATTTAAAACTTGGGGAGTATTTGAAGAGAAAGATGTGAAATCTAGAAAAATAGTAATTCCAAAACATCAAAAAGAAACATATACTCAACCAAAAAAGACATTAAAATTTAGAGCAGGAAAAGGGTTAATAGACTCTATAAATAGAAAGGGTGAAAATAATGAATAA
- the pfkB gene encoding 1-phosphofructokinase, whose translation MIYTVTLNPAIDYYIVMDRFIEGELNSLKDGYTLAGGKGINVSKVLKNFGRENIALGFAGGFTGDYIKNSLRDYGIKGNFVELAENTRINIKMKTEEKESEISGKSPVITEENKKELLESLKDIKTGDVLVLSGSVPKTMGNEIYRDMISKVPEGVRVILDTRDEPFKYSLEAGVYLTKPNKNELSEFFGKELKTIKEIIEAGEKLRGMGSENVIVSMGKDGSMLITKSGVYLGNAPKGKLISSVGAGDSMVAGVIYGITGGNSIEDSYKYGIASGSATAFSEGLTTLETMENLLKDIKIEKIK comes from the coding sequence ATGATCTACACAGTAACTTTAAATCCTGCTATAGATTACTATATCGTAATGGACAGATTTATAGAAGGAGAATTAAATTCACTTAAAGATGGATATACTTTAGCTGGAGGAAAAGGAATAAATGTATCTAAAGTTTTAAAAAACTTTGGCAGAGAAAATATAGCACTTGGATTTGCAGGTGGATTTACAGGAGATTATATAAAAAATAGTTTGAGAGATTATGGAATAAAAGGAAACTTTGTTGAACTTGCAGAGAATACTAGAATAAATATAAAAATGAAAACAGAAGAAAAGGAAAGTGAAATATCTGGAAAATCCCCTGTAATCACAGAGGAGAATAAAAAAGAACTTTTAGAAAGTCTGAAAGATATAAAAACTGGAGATGTATTAGTTCTCTCTGGAAGTGTACCTAAGACTATGGGAAATGAGATATACAGAGATATGATATCAAAAGTACCTGAAGGAGTAAGAGTAATACTTGATACAAGAGATGAGCCTTTCAAATATTCTCTTGAAGCTGGAGTGTATCTGACAAAACCAAATAAAAATGAACTTTCTGAATTTTTTGGGAAAGAACTTAAAACAATAAAGGAAATAATAGAAGCTGGAGAAAAACTAAGAGGGATGGGAAGTGAAAATGTTATTGTATCCATGGGTAAAGATGGTTCAATGCTTATTACTAAAAGCGGAGTATATTTAGGAAATGCTCCTAAAGGTAAGCTTATAAGTTCAGTAGGAGCAGGGGATTCAATGGTAGCAGGAGTTATCTATGGTATAACAGGTGGAAATTCAATAGAAGATTCATATAAGTATGGGATAGCATCAGGAAGTGCTACTGCATTTTCTGAAGGGCTGACAACATTGGAAACTATGGAAAACTTATTAAAAGATATTAAAATTGAAAAAATTAAATAA
- a CDS encoding HU family DNA-binding protein, whose product MNKRDFAKIYMEINKNSISMKETMEEIEVFLETVEEALIRDGKVRFVGRGIFEVIERKPRIISNPSTRELMKIYPKKTVKFRVAKNIYNEVNKI is encoded by the coding sequence ATGAATAAGAGAGATTTTGCAAAAATATACATGGAAATAAATAAAAATAGTATTAGCATGAAAGAGACTATGGAAGAGATAGAGGTTTTTTTAGAAACTGTGGAAGAAGCTCTTATAAGAGATGGAAAAGTAAGATTTGTAGGAAGAGGAATTTTTGAGGTAATAGAGAGAAAACCAAGAATAATATCGAATCCATCTACAAGAGAACTTATGAAGATTTATCCAAAGAAAACAGTAAAGTTTAGAGTAGCTAAAAATATCTATAATGAAGTAAATAAAATATAA
- a CDS encoding PTS fructose transporter subunit IIABC has translation MINNMLSENCINLNLKGTTKSEIIDELVEILYAAGKLNDKEEYKKEILKREAQSSTGLEEGIAIPHAKTSAVKIPSIAFGLSKAGVDYESLDGEPSKLFFMIAAPANASDTHIEVLSKLTTTLLDDDVRENLLKAASPKEVIEILSADMEKEEEKHDTRDTGMPDVLAVTACPTGIAHTYMAADALIKKALAMGVNIKVETNGSTGVKNELTDEEIKNAKGIIVAADKNVEMDRFAGKHVEIVPVKEGIKNPEKLIKNAVAQNAPLYSAEGGKSSSSSRKEKSGFYKHIMSGVSNMLPFVVGGGILIALSFMFGIHASNPNDPSFSPIAKLLNDIGGGNAFFLMVPVMAGFIGMSIADRPGFAPAMVGGLISLNNGGGFLGGLIGGFLGGYSVVLLKKVFSKLPESLEGIKPVLLYPLFGIFITGALMYGVIIDPIAALNTGVTNFLETLGTGNLILLGAVLAGMMAVDMGGPVNKAAFTFGIATIAAGNYAPHAAVMAGGMVPPLGIAIATTLFKNKFTKDERDAGKTCYIMGLSFITEGAIPFAASDPVKVIPASIIGAAIAGGLSMMFGVLLPAPHGGIFVFPVVTNPVMYLVSIIIGSLVTAFILGAWKKPVNEI, from the coding sequence ATGATAAACAATATGCTTTCAGAAAATTGTATAAACCTTAACTTAAAAGGGACGACTAAAAGTGAAATTATTGATGAACTGGTAGAAATCTTATATGCAGCAGGAAAACTTAATGATAAAGAAGAATATAAAAAAGAGATACTGAAAAGAGAAGCACAGAGTTCAACTGGACTAGAAGAAGGAATAGCAATTCCTCATGCCAAAACAAGTGCAGTAAAAATTCCAAGTATTGCTTTTGGATTATCTAAAGCAGGAGTGGATTATGAATCTTTAGATGGAGAGCCTTCAAAATTATTCTTTATGATAGCAGCTCCAGCAAATGCTTCTGATACTCACATAGAAGTACTTTCAAAACTTACAACTACATTATTAGATGATGATGTAAGAGAAAATCTTTTAAAAGCAGCTTCGCCTAAAGAGGTAATAGAAATATTATCAGCAGATATGGAAAAAGAAGAAGAAAAGCATGATACAAGAGATACTGGAATGCCAGATGTACTTGCTGTAACAGCTTGTCCTACAGGAATAGCTCATACTTATATGGCAGCTGATGCTCTTATCAAAAAAGCTCTTGCTATGGGAGTAAATATAAAAGTTGAAACAAATGGTTCTACTGGAGTTAAAAATGAACTTACAGATGAAGAGATAAAAAATGCAAAAGGAATAATAGTAGCAGCAGATAAAAATGTTGAAATGGATAGATTTGCAGGAAAACATGTTGAGATAGTTCCTGTAAAAGAGGGAATAAAAAATCCTGAAAAACTTATAAAAAATGCAGTGGCACAAAATGCTCCTCTATATTCAGCAGAAGGTGGAAAATCATCATCTTCTTCTAGAAAAGAAAAGAGCGGATTCTATAAACATATAATGTCAGGAGTTTCAAATATGCTTCCATTTGTTGTAGGGGGAGGAATATTAATTGCACTTTCATTTATGTTTGGTATACATGCAAGCAATCCTAATGATCCATCATTCAGCCCAATAGCTAAATTATTAAATGATATTGGTGGAGGAAATGCATTTTTCTTAATGGTACCAGTAATGGCAGGATTCATTGGAATGAGTATAGCTGATAGACCAGGATTTGCCCCAGCAATGGTTGGAGGACTTATTTCTCTGAATAATGGTGGAGGATTTCTTGGTGGGCTTATAGGTGGATTCCTTGGTGGTTACAGTGTTGTATTGTTGAAGAAAGTATTCAGTAAACTTCCTGAAAGTTTAGAAGGGATCAAACCAGTTCTTTTGTATCCATTGTTTGGGATATTTATCACTGGTGCTTTGATGTATGGAGTAATTATTGATCCAATTGCAGCATTGAACACAGGAGTTACTAATTTCCTTGAAACTTTAGGAACAGGAAACCTTATTCTTTTAGGAGCTGTATTAGCTGGAATGATGGCAGTAGATATGGGAGGTCCGGTAAACAAAGCAGCATTTACATTTGGTATAGCAACAATAGCAGCTGGAAACTATGCACCTCACGCTGCTGTAATGGCAGGAGGAATGGTACCGCCTTTAGGAATAGCAATAGCAACAACATTATTTAAGAATAAGTTTACAAAAGATGAAAGAGATGCAGGAAAAACTTGTTATATAATGGGATTATCATTTATAACAGAAGGCGCTATTCCATTTGCAGCATCAGACCCTGTAAAAGTAATTCCAGCTTCAATAATTGGAGCAGCAATTGCTGGAGGGCTTTCTATGATGTTTGGAGTATTATTACCAGCTCCACATGGTGGAATATTTGTTTTCCCAGTAGTTACTAATCCAGTAATGTATCTTGTATCAATAATTATTGGTTCATTAGTAACAGCCTTTATATTAGGAGCTTGGAAAAAACCAGTGAATGAAATTTAA